The Setaria viridis chromosome 2, Setaria_viridis_v4.0, whole genome shotgun sequence DNA window ATCATGGCCAACTTTGCGACTGCAAGTCGAATGGAATTCTTCCCAGCATAGCCAGGAAGCAGGATCTCATCCCCATCCGCATCACTAGGTCCCGGTGCACCCTTCTCTATGGTCTGATTGCATGATTTAACATTTCGACACCAATTCAATCGGAAGAAGACTTGCTCAGTCGCCTCCCAAAGAAAGGGAGATCATGGACAACGTGTAAGCTTTTCACTCTTGCAACTCCTGTCTCCATCTCACTTAATAAGTTTTTGCGGTACATTCCACCGGCCAGCCAAAACAAAACACATCAATGACATACCGACGAAGATAAGCTTTGACTTGTGTGATAATCAATCATCATTAATTAAATTTTGCAGTTTAGAATTGACCTAGAGCTGATGAAGCTCCACGAAGCCGTTGCAATCCTTTTCGTTTCAAGTTCACCTTATATAAGTTATTTTAGAAGAGTCTATAATCGGATCAGTTTCAGGAAGGAAAACGTGCGGCATCAAGTTTATCAAGTTGACTCGCTGGAGGCACTTGTTCAATTCCCTAGGCTATGGGAATGCTGGCACGCGAGTCCAAGGGATGGCGCAGAGCCGCACCACGGAGCACTGCGTCCAGATGCCTGCTCATGGCGCCGGCCAAGGCAAGACCGCCGCGCCCACACCGGAGAAGCAGCTCAACTGCTTCGTCCGCTGCATCGCGCTGATTGAAAGGTTGGGCAACGCCCTCGGCACGCTGGCGTTCACCTGGGCAACCGTCGTCCTGTTGGGCGGTTACCCGACGGCGCTCAGCTCCAAGGACTTCCGGTATGCAACAGCCATAGTTTCCCTTGAAGCCGCAAGGTATCCATCAACACCACCCTTGGCTTTCAGATTCTTGAACATCGGTAGCCACGCATTTACAATAATTCATTTCATCCGCTCTGTATACTTCAGGATGTTCAGCCACAACAACAGACTGGACTACCAGCTATTCTTCCGCACCAGAGGTGCAGTTAGGCCTCTTGGATGGAATGGGCTGACCGTCATTGTATGCCTTTCTAATGCTGTACTGTACCTATTCATGATCCGGAAAACATATGGGTATGGCTATCAAACGTTGAAACATTCGACTAGGGATTTGGAAATATTCAAAGCTTGGGCTCTTAGCATGATAATAGTACCTGCTGCACTAGGCCAAATTTTGTCCCTGGGAGCTCTAAAACTACTCTCTAAACGGTTACGCCGTGCTATATCGCTATGTGTTCCCTTGGTTGCAATCATGTTGCTGGCTCCGGCTATACCATATTATTATGAGGGTGTCACAGTGGTTGGATATACTCTCAGAAACACAATGGCCAAATGGATAGTTTTCCTTCTACTGTTTCTTGCAGTGCTTGTGCTTACAATCAGCAGGCTACGTTACCCAAGAATCACCAAGTTGACAGAACATGCTCTGGGCAGCAAACAAGTATTTTGGCGTCGACTGATTCTGAATTCCTGCATGTTTGCTGTGCTGGTGATGTTGGCATTCATGCATGCTGATCCATTCTATCGATCGGTGATGATCACATACGAAGTATACACTTTAGTAGTTGTGACATTTGGCAACTTACAGATTCCAGCAGCAATCATACGTGTCGTGCTCGCATCATTGCGTCTTGGATCACATTCTTACTATGGTGATGATGGCCATCTTGACAAGAGAAACCCAGAGGACAAGACAAACCTTGTCCCATCTCTAAATATCTTCTATGGGATGGTGCTCGGCCAAGGGGCACTCTACATTGCAGCCTGCATGCTCGATATCTTTTCATTCATCCCTCAGAGATCCCTTGCCCGCCAAGGTGGATTTGCAGGTAAGTGGGGTGTGGAATGTGTCAAACTGTACTATGCATATGCCTTTGAAAAATACATGGAAGGCGGAGTGGTTGCTCCAAAGAAGATCAGCCTCATCACCTTTGCCATGGATTCCCTAAATTCGGACTCAACCAAGAATCAGTTCTATGGGATTCGCATGCTGCACAGCCTTCTTCAAAGAGATCTGACCAGAACACACCTCCTTTCAAAACTCACCACTTCTACAAACACAATCACTAGATTAATCAATATGCTAGATTGGACGAGTCCAAGGGACATAACTATCAGATTATTCGCCGCAAAGGTCATTGCTGAGCTTGCAAATAGCCTCCGAGTTGTCACTGTACCTGGGACTATGCAAGTTGTATCTGCTCTATTGGATTATGGCAACCAACAGAAAAGAGGAAACCCACTTTTGGACACAGATGATAAACAAGAGGAAATACATGATCTAATTTTGAATGCTAATGTCATCCATGGTGAAATACAGGATGCAGTTCTGGACACTAGCAGTCTGTTAGAGCCACAAGACCGTTCACTCCAGCAAGTTCATATTGATGAACAGAACAATTTGATGCTCATATGGTGGCAGCGGATTTCTAAATTTTGGTCAGTCCCCAAGGAGGAACCATTGACAGACCAAGATCTTCTACCTGCACTGGGTATGTCAATTCTTGATAGTCTTACTAGTTGTGACCAGGACAATTGTGAGGAAATCAACAAAGCAAGTGGCCTCATCTCAAAGATCATAGGATTCACAAATTACAGTCGAAGTGACACCATGTATACTTGCGCTCAATGGAGGGTTCTAGTGATGTCATCATTGAAGTTGCTGCACAGTCTTACAAGCATCAATGGAGAAATCGGCATAACGCTACGGCACAAGATATCTAAGCATCCCTTCCTACTGAGAAATCTTGCATATATCCTCGTAGACAACATGAGCAACACAGAGTCAAGGAAGCTAGTGGCAGGAATCCTTAGGAATCTTGCAGTCCATGAGAACGCAAGGCAAGCAATCGGACGCATCCAAGTGATCATTTCCAGGTTGATGCATGCATTTCTCACTCCGGAACCCTCCAATGCAGATGATGATCGGTTGCTAAGGAAGATCTCCGGGCAAGCGTTGACAATGTTGGCAATGGACAGTGTCAACAACTGTCTGACCATGTTAAGGGAAACAGGGTATGTATTCATTAAGGAACTCACAAGTATAATCCGTGTTGACAGGTACAGATGCGTGGCAGCAAGTTTGTTGAGAAGTATGTGCCTGCATGCCCAGCAAGAGCTTGAAGAATCAGACCAAAGAGAACTATCTTACGCCTTGCGAGAGGTGAGACCTACTAATACAAGCTATTGGTTCAGTGTTCGTAAGTGGATCAATTTACTGTTGGCTTGTATGTATATGCTCTTACCTCTTGGATTCTTTAAGTtctgtatcttttttttttacttaacCATCTATCATTTTTCTTCAGTTGGATACGCGTGTGCTTGCAATGCATTAGAGTGTGGCCCCTAGCATGCTTGTGGATTATATATGTCATTACTCATTACTGAGGGTAAAATGTTCAATTGATCATGACTAAGGTTGATGATGTTTTCACTACAGGTGTTAGAAAGAACATTGATTGCAGACGGGGCAGAACTAGAGATTTTCATTGGCCTTAGTTCGCAGATATGCAAAGTGATCCCAGAAGACTTCGCCAAAGAACTAGAAGACGGTCATATCAAGGACAGATTCGTGATGCGGCTCGTCGACGTGCTGAACTCATACACGGAGCCCAGCTCTCATTGCCCCGGGATCAGGAGGGTGATACTCGAGCAAGCTATAAACATGATGGAACATGACTCCCGCTACACCAACTGCTTCATCGATCGCCACATGGCGGAAGCACTGTCCATGGTGGAAGAGACAGCCTCGGAGGCCGAGAACTACAGCCTCTTCCTGGGCGATGTAGGGCTCATGGAAGCCCGCGAGCCTTTGTCCTCTCTTATGGCGAGGGCCAAACAGCTGCTGGCCGTCCGTTGAAGTTGACACTTTGAACAGCCATCATGTATACAAGTTGTAGTTGTGATGCGGATATTATTTTCTCTGCTGCTGAGTCCTGTTTATTTTATACTTGACTTCCTAGGTTTAGAGTTGGTGGTATGAAAGTGAGTCCCAGATCCCATGTATGATGTATTATTCTTGTGCGTTGTGAAAAAGATCTTATTGTTGTTATAATTATATTTGTGATTAATCGATTGTCATAAAACTTCACTAGCTTGCAAAGGTAGCCTTCGATAAGTCAGCAAGCTCTAGTATCATCTGCATTGCCAGTCCTATGGACAGTTGAAATGGATCTAGGATTGgtcctttatcaaaaaaaaaaaaaatcgatctAGGATTTTAATTTAGGGTATGCCAAGCTAGTACTCCAATGTACAATATGTAAGATCTAATAGATAATTTGGTAAAACAACTATAAGTTTTGCCAAGAAATTTGGTATACAAGTTCATGGTAATATCCTTACAAGACCTTATAATGCCATATTCGAGAAAAGATCTTATAATGCCTTAAAATTTCTCAATTAAGTTCGATTAAGCACAAAGATACTTATAAAAAGTTCACTGCATTGAGTCTGAATTATGTGTAAAAGAATCTAAGCACGATTTAAAATCCTAGTGGATAACTCATGGATTTCTCAATTGTCACTGGAACGGCTGAAAGCGTGAAACGTCATAGTGCGCTACTAATGCTGACTAAGCATTAAAAATCAAACATTTTTCACTGACATAATATTAAGTAGCAAAAATTTTTTTAGAATACGCAGAAAAGCTGCGTATCtttttattaagaagaaaaatgaacatagaTCTTACAACGCGGGCCTTCCCGAACACACGCACACGGTTGTTTACATGTTGTGAAATTACATTgcaaaaccaaaacaacttaGAAAAGAGCACAGGCACCATCAGGGAGGTAAAGCACTAAGTGCTGAAGCTTGTTCAGCTGCAGCCGGCCATCCTAAAACTGACATCAGAGTAGCACCGGCTTCTATCCAGAGTTGTGCTTGCTGGGTGTCGGTGATGGCCGTGGTGATCTGAGCAGCTGAATGCGCTATCGATCGTCCAAAGACTATGTCATTCCGTTCTCGCCAAATGGACCAAGAGATCAACATGAAAGAGGAGTCGAGGCCCTTTCGTTTGTGCCTGTTAAAACCCAGACGTATCTGCATCCACCAGTCGACCAGCGACCCTGTTGGAATAGGAGTTTGGATGTTGAGTAGTCTGTTGACTGCATACCAAACCTCCCGAACATTAAGTAGCAAAATTTGAAGAGTAGTTCACCAAGAGAGGCTCCCAAACATTCAGATCAGCCACCTGCCCACCACCTAAGTGAAACACTGGTCAAGATGCACCCGAGGGAGACCAAAGAACGACATGAACCCAAGAAGATGCCTGCTTCCTGCACCAACAAGAACGTTAATTTCAGCAGCAAGATTCAGAAAACTACGCATAGAAACGACAATGCCATTGATTCAGGAGATGGCCCTGCCAGCGAATCCACTACATACGTATGTCCAGACGTTGAATTGTTACTGGTCTATTTGTGCCGGGAGAAGAGGTCAAGAGGCCGAGAATGGGCTAGGATCGCCAGCCGCCGGTGGggtggggagcggcggcgctggctCCTGCCTGGCcggaggggcggaggcggtggaagGAATGTTGCGAGTCATTGTGTCGGGCGATCAGCACAGGATCTGAAGGCGAGACGTCACGGGCTCGGTTCGACTGGAACtcgggagttttttttttcttttgcacatCCATACATGGGCTGTTTCGACTGGGCCGCATCACAGGGTATGCCGTGGCCCAACCAATCACCAATGGTAGGTAACCGAGAGAGTCCGAGATCAGGCTAATCGTAAACCATTGCAGTATgtacagggaaaaaaaattgatttttttttctcagctCTAATAATCCTAGACGCATGACCATATCGCTGGCCACAAGATCAATTGCCCACATTTGCCACAAGTTAGTTTAGGATCACGAGAACCTCCTGACAATCAAAGCGTAGAGGAGCTCGTTCCACGCGTCCGGCACGCCGGGCAGGCACCAGTGGCTGCAGTCCGCCCTCTgccccgccggcgtcgccgtcgtcctcgacgACGATGGCACCACGTTGTTGTACACCGACGGATGGCCGTCTCTCCTCTGCGCCGTCATCAGGGTGACGTTCAGCACGTGCAATTTCTTCTCCGGTGCTTCGTCAAAAGTCGGGTTCAGTACGCCCGGCCACCGGTGCAGCGCGATCCTCGACGTGTTCAGCTCCGGCAGCGTCTCCGCGGCACACCCTCCTCCACCGTCCGTGACCCTGACGTGTGCCGGTGAGTACGTTCGGAACACGACCAGTGTTTTTACGGCGTTCACTTCCTTCTGGATCCATTTCTGCAGTGTGTTCATCGCTCTTTGGTACGCGTCCTCGACGCTCATGTTCAGTCGTAGCTTCTTGCCGTCCTGGAAGTAGCATCCTCTTTACAACACACAGGAAACAACGTATGAAATGTCGTCCAGTAAAAAAGTTTGACGTGGAAGATTTTATTAATTAGGGTGCTCCACGAAAGAAAGACTTCTTCAAGAAACAATGCAGAAAAATTATGGTTTGATTATATGTACACTGATGATGAATCGGTCATTGCCTTTTTGGAGTCTGTGACCCTATGATTAGCTAAGTTTTGAAAACATTAACTATGTTGTTAATAGTTTCCTTTTTATTATAAATAAACAATAACAATTAGCATTTGAGGTCGATCATAAATCTTAGTGACTGTAGATGAACAACTTTGAAGAGATTTTTTGTGACTACGTGGACAATTTAGGTTTCTATTCAACTATGTTTCTGTTTCTTTAAGCAGTTTCTGTAGTAAATAGGAACGAAATGCGCAATTTGTAGGCGATGCATTTTAGACCGTGACAGCATACTCACAATCGCTGCAGCCTTTCCTGGTTCCACCAGTGGCCCGTGTTGAACACCAAGATGTCCGCGTCCTTCCACCGGGCGGCCCTGGAATCCATGGCGTCCAGCTGGAGCGTGGTGCCGACGCGCttcggcgagcggcgcggcgggcggccgcgccGGACCAGGTACGGCGACCGGTAGTGCTCCACCGTGCAGTTGTGGTCACGGAACCGGAAGGAGAGGAAGCCCTTGTGCTTGGTGATGGGGCTCCCGTTCTCCTCGTATATGGAGTTGGagctctcgccggcggcgacggccgaggCGAGCATGCACAGCATGGACTCCCACTGGTTCCGCCCGATCGAGTCGCCGACGAACACCAGCCGCCGGTTCCGGAGGATCTCGAGCAGCCTCGTGGCGTCGAAACTTGGCAGCGTGCAGCGCctcggccgccacctccactTGGCGTACTCGCCGTCCGGCCGGCCGTTCTCGCGGCACCGAAACCCCACGTCGACGAACGGGCACTGCCCCGGCTCGTacagcgcgccgcggcggcggtcggcggcggcgtcgcgcacCCACTCCCCGTCGACGGACATGCTGCGGaccaggtcgtcgtcgtcgctgcagtacctgctgccgccgccgtcgttcacggcgcgggtggcgacggcggcagcgccggtCGTGGTCGCGGTCGTGGTGGCCCTGACGAGCGCGCCGACCTCCCGGGCGGTGAGCCTCGCGGCGCCGAAccccgaggaggcggcggcgacgagcagcgAGAGGGCGGAGAGGAGCACGCAGGCGCCCCACAGCGCGATCtgctggtcgccgccgccgccgcactgaGCCTTATTGGCCCTCCTCCGCGCACTCGCCATCTCCATCGCTCCCCTTGCCGCAGGCCTTCACCGGTGGCGGCAGTGGGGTAGCATGGCACGCAGCGCGAACAAAGGGTGGTCGACAAGGCCGGAGACGATCGCTCCTCGCGCCCTTGTTGTTTCCGTTCTTGTGTTTGCGTCTGACTGTCTGAGGGACGGATGTTATGTTCCCTCGTTCTTGGAGTACGCGGTAGGGACGAGGCCGGCGAAGGACGGACCGGCGGCGGATTGGTGCATAAAAAATCACTCCGGTGAGCCCGAggggagacgacgacggcgacgtggGCTTAAAAGTATTGTGCGGTTGCATATCAGGCCGTCCGACGTGGAACCGCTGCAAGGCGTTGGCATTTGGCAGCGGCTGCTGCGGCGCGCGCGTGCAAAAATACTACTACCCCTAAATGTTATTGAAAAAGAGGCTAAAAAAAGGGCTAAGCGCAACATGTAGTACGCTATGAATCCAAGATCTTTTGCTTTGGTAGTTTGAATTGCTGACCCCGATTACCACGAGGTGCAGGAGGAATTGTGAAGGACGGGTTATCAGCACGTTGAGTTATGTTCGCGTGAGCGATGTGGTAAAATCTCAAAAGCAACAGCCCAA harbors:
- the LOC117845728 gene encoding uncharacterized protein, with amino-acid sequence MAQSRTTEHCVQMPAHGAGQGKTAAPTPEKQLNCFVRCIALIERLGNALGTLAFTWATVVLLGGYPTALSSKDFRYATAIVSLEAARMFSHNNRLDYQLFFRTRGAVRPLGWNGLTVIVCLSNAVLYLFMIRKTYGYGYQTLKHSTRDLEIFKAWALSMIIVPAALGQILSLGALKLLSKRLRRAISLCVPLVAIMLLAPAIPYYYEGVTVVGYTLRNTMAKWIVFLLLFLAVLVLTISRLRYPRITKLTEHALGSKQVFWRRLILNSCMFAVLVMLAFMHADPFYRSVMITYEVYTLVVVTFGNLQIPAAIIRVVLASLRLGSHSYYGDDGHLDKRNPEDKTNLVPSLNIFYGMVLGQGALYIAACMLDIFSFIPQRSLARQGGFAGKWGVECVKLYYAYAFEKYMEGGVVAPKKISLITFAMDSLNSDSTKNQFYGIRMLHSLLQRDLTRTHLLSKLTTSTNTITRLINMLDWTSPRDITIRLFAAKVIAELANSLRVVTVPGTMQVVSALLDYGNQQKRGNPLLDTDDKQEEIHDLILNANVIHGEIQDAVLDTSSLLEPQDRSLQQVHIDEQNNLMLIWWQRISKFWSVPKEEPLTDQDLLPALGMSILDSLTSCDQDNCEEINKASGLISKIIGFTNYSRSDTMYTCAQWRVLVMSSLKLLHSLTSINGEIGITLRHKISKHPFLLRNLAYILVDNMSNTESRKLVAGILRNLAVHENARQAIGRIQVIISRLMHAFLTPEPSNADDDRLLRKISGQALTMLAMDSVNNCLTMLRETGYVFIKELTSIIRVDRYRCVAASLLRSMCLHAQQELEESDQRELSYALREVLERTLIADGAELEIFIGLSSQICKVIPEDFAKELEDGHIKDRFVMRLVDVLNSYTEPSSHCPGIRRVILEQAINMMEHDSRYTNCFIDRHMAEALSMVEETASEAENYSLFLGDVGLMEAREPLSSLMARAKQLLAVR
- the LOC117844493 gene encoding protein trichome birefringence-like 11, which encodes MEMASARRRANKAQCGGGGDQQIALWGACVLLSALSLLVAAASSGFGAARLTAREVGALVRATTTATTTGAAAVATRAVNDGGGSRYCSDDDDLVRSMSVDGEWVRDAAADRRRGALYEPGQCPFVDVGFRCRENGRPDGEYAKWRWRPRRCTLPSFDATRLLEILRNRRLVFVGDSIGRNQWESMLCMLASAVAAGESSNSIYEENGSPITKHKGFLSFRFRDHNCTVEHYRSPYLVRRGRPPRRSPKRVGTTLQLDAMDSRAARWKDADILVFNTGHWWNQERLQRLGCYFQDGKKLRLNMSVEDAYQRAMNTLQKWIQKEVNAVKTLVVFRTYSPAHVRVTDGGGGCAAETLPELNTSRIALHRWPGVLNPTFDEAPEKKLHVLNVTLMTAQRRDGHPSVYNNVVPSSSRTTATPAGQRADCSHWCLPGVPDAWNELLYALIVRRFS